The Archocentrus centrarchus isolate MPI-CPG fArcCen1 chromosome 12, fArcCen1, whole genome shotgun sequence genome includes a window with the following:
- the barhl1b gene encoding barH-like homeobox 1b has protein sequence MEASANGSSFGIDSLLSHRPGSPVSKGDSLVGECRSPLEFSPRSDVESGCSSPPSPRRECVDEVAQRQGHGVGLPPHLQHAQISAGSQQRTVTSSFLIRDILADCKPLAACAPYSSNGQPTQEAGRLASKIADDFMEKIHSNSSSDSEYKVKEEGDREISSSRESPQVRLKKPRKARTAFTDHQLAQLERSFERQKYLSVQDRMELAASLNLTDTQVKTWYQNRRTKWKRQTAVGLELLAEAGNYSALQRMFPSPYFYPQSLVSNLDPGAALYLYRGPSAPPPALQRPLVPRILLHGLQGGSEPPPPPPPLPPMSGVLPRPAQQR, from the exons ATGGAGGCGTCCGCCAATGGGTCCAGTTTTGGCATCGACTCTCTGCTGTCCCACAGGCCTGGAAGTCCGGTGTCCAAAGGGGACAGTTTGGTGGGAGAGTGCCGCTCCCCTCTGGAGTTCAGCCCGAGATCAGACGTGGAGAGCGGCTGTTCGTCGCCTCCGTCGCCGAGGAGGGAGTGCGTGGATGAGGTAGCCCAGAGACAAGGTCACGGAGTCGGCCTGCCACCGCACCTGCAGCACGCGCAGATATCTGCTGGGTCGCAGCAGAGGACCGTGACCTCGTCGTTCCTCATCAGAGATATTCTCGCGGACTGTAAGCCTTTGGCTGCCTGCGCTCCCTACTCCAGCAATGGACAGCCGACTCAGGAGGCGGGGAGGCTGGCCTCGAAGATAGCGGACGACTTTATGGAGAAAATCCACAGCAACTCATCGTCAGACAGTGAATATAAAG TGAAAGAAGAGGGGGACAGGGAGATTTCAAGCAGCAGAGAAAGCCCTCAGGTCCGGCTGAAGAAGCCCAGGAAGGCAAGGACGGCCTTCACAGACCACCAGCTTGCCCAGCTGGAGCGCAGCTTCGAGCGGCAGAAGTACCTAAGCGTCCAGGACCGCATGGAGCTGGCGGCCTCCCTCAACCTCACCGACACGCAGGTCAAGACCTGGTACCAGAACCGGAG GACAAAGTGGAAGAGGCAGACAGCGGTGGGACTCGAGCTGCTGGCCGAAGCTGGAAACTACTCCGCCCTTCAGAGGATGTTCCCGTCCCCGTACTTCTACCCGCAGAGCCTGGTGTCCAACCTGGACCCCGGAGCGGCCCTCTACCTGTACAGAGGCCCCTCGGCGCCCCCACCGGCACTGCAGAGACCCCTCGTTCCTCGGATCCTGCTGCACGGCCTGCAGGGGGGCAGCGAGCCGCCGCCTCCTCCGCCTCCCCTGCCTCCTATGAGCGGAGTGCTTCCCCGGCCAGCTCAGCAGCGGTGA